One genomic segment of Microbacterium sp. ProA8 includes these proteins:
- a CDS encoding LysR family transcriptional regulator, with amino-acid sequence MDAASRAAGGLMEHRQLEYLVTLADERHFTRAAERCRVSQSGLSAAIRRLEQELGAKLFERTTRSVEPTPAAIALLPHAREILAQTAAARDAVVRASQQLAGSLRVGAEQCLGAVDVNLLLERFHRRHPGVDIQFVQAGSHQLVELVETGELDVAFVAGADPAPALAVEELARLPLVLLVPPGHRLAERPAVRWKDLRDTDFVDFRPAWALRSINDGAFLRHGIERRVGCSVDDVHTLLDLVARGLGVAIVPQHVALKPQARGLVPLAVPHDAPEWIVSTIVGTSAPLAPRLLEILDEERAEAAAA; translated from the coding sequence ATGGATGCCGCATCCCGCGCCGCAGGAGGTCTCATGGAGCACCGCCAGCTCGAGTACCTGGTCACCCTCGCCGACGAGAGGCACTTCACGCGCGCCGCCGAGCGCTGCCGCGTCTCGCAGTCGGGCCTGTCGGCCGCGATCCGCCGGCTCGAGCAGGAGCTCGGCGCGAAGCTCTTCGAGCGCACCACCCGCTCCGTCGAGCCCACACCGGCGGCGATCGCGCTGCTTCCCCACGCGCGCGAGATCCTGGCGCAGACCGCGGCCGCTCGCGATGCCGTGGTGCGCGCGTCGCAGCAGCTCGCCGGATCGCTGCGGGTGGGCGCGGAGCAGTGCCTCGGGGCGGTGGACGTCAACCTGCTGCTCGAGCGGTTCCATCGCCGTCACCCCGGTGTCGATATCCAATTCGTGCAAGCCGGATCGCACCAGCTCGTCGAACTCGTCGAGACCGGCGAGCTCGACGTCGCCTTCGTCGCCGGGGCCGATCCCGCCCCCGCGCTGGCCGTCGAGGAGCTGGCGCGCCTGCCCCTCGTGCTGCTGGTGCCGCCCGGTCACCGGCTCGCCGAGCGGCCGGCCGTGCGATGGAAAGACCTGCGCGACACCGACTTCGTGGACTTCCGGCCCGCCTGGGCGCTGCGCAGCATCAACGACGGCGCCTTCCTGCGCCACGGCATCGAGCGGCGCGTGGGGTGCAGCGTCGACGACGTCCACACGCTGCTCGACCTCGTCGCGCGCGGGCTCGGCGTCGCGATCGTGCCGCAGCACGTCGCGCTCAAGCCGCAGGCGCGCGGCCTCGTCCCCCTCGCCGTGCCGCACGATGCACCGGAGTGGATCGTCTCGACGATCGTCGGAACGTCCGCGCCGCTCGCCCCGCGCCTGCTCGAGATCCTCGACGAAGAGCGAGCGGAAGCCGCCGCCGCATGA
- a CDS encoding alpha/beta fold hydrolase, translating into MPVTTRRMQDLTIDDHTLTVPLVWGDPADGRTIDIHAAVVTREGGGDLPYLVFLQGGPGHEAPRAFHSPAAPSWLDEALEHHRVVLLDQRGTGLSTPVSDRDLERGTTELAEYITHLRADAIVRDCEAVRAELGAERWSVLGQSFGGFTTLAYLSTDAASLEHVYITGGLSAVGRHPDDVYALTYDKMREASERYYRRFPAHRDAMRRIVDLADAGALVLPDGEVASVSRVRSAGSALGTNEGWQKLWSLLELEPHTNAFRHDLAAAMPFDARNPLYYVFHESSYADGYATEWSAERTEPDDFRDDPTLFTGEHVRREWADTVPGFQPWRDVTLELAGFAWPRLYDAAAIAASGARGAAAVYANDLYVPFEFSMETARLLPGVTPWITSEHEHNGLRSGGEVLARLIDIAHGRRVR; encoded by the coding sequence ATGCCCGTGACGACGCGCCGGATGCAGGACCTGACCATCGACGACCACACCCTCACCGTCCCACTGGTGTGGGGCGATCCGGCGGATGGCCGGACGATCGACATCCACGCCGCCGTGGTCACGCGCGAGGGCGGCGGCGACCTCCCCTACCTGGTGTTCCTGCAGGGCGGGCCGGGGCACGAGGCGCCGCGCGCGTTCCATTCGCCGGCCGCGCCGTCGTGGCTGGACGAGGCGCTCGAGCACCACCGGGTCGTGCTGCTCGATCAGCGCGGCACCGGACTGTCGACGCCCGTCAGCGACCGCGACCTCGAGCGCGGCACGACCGAGCTCGCCGAGTACATCACGCACCTGCGCGCCGATGCGATCGTGCGCGACTGCGAGGCCGTGCGTGCTGAGCTGGGCGCCGAGCGGTGGAGCGTGCTGGGGCAGTCCTTCGGCGGGTTCACGACCCTGGCTTATCTGTCGACGGATGCCGCGTCCCTCGAGCACGTCTACATCACCGGCGGACTGAGCGCCGTGGGGCGGCATCCCGACGATGTCTACGCCCTCACGTACGACAAGATGCGCGAGGCGTCCGAGCGCTACTACCGGCGCTTCCCCGCGCACCGCGACGCGATGCGGCGGATCGTCGACCTCGCCGACGCGGGCGCGCTCGTGCTGCCCGACGGTGAGGTGGCCTCGGTCTCCCGCGTGCGCTCCGCGGGCTCGGCGCTCGGCACCAACGAGGGGTGGCAGAAGCTCTGGAGCCTGCTCGAACTGGAGCCCCACACCAACGCCTTCCGCCACGACCTCGCCGCGGCGATGCCGTTCGACGCGCGCAACCCGCTGTACTACGTCTTCCACGAGTCCAGCTATGCCGACGGCTACGCCACCGAGTGGTCGGCGGAGCGCACCGAGCCCGACGACTTCCGCGACGACCCGACCCTCTTCACCGGCGAGCACGTGCGCCGCGAGTGGGCCGACACTGTGCCCGGATTCCAGCCCTGGCGCGACGTGACGCTCGAACTCGCCGGGTTCGCGTGGCCGCGGCTCTACGACGCGGCCGCGATCGCGGCATCCGGAGCCCGCGGAGCCGCCGCCGTCTACGCCAACGACCTCTACGTGCCGTTCGAGTTCTCGATGGAGACCGCGCGCCTGCTCCCCGGCGTCACGCCCTGGATCACGAGCGAGCACGAGCACAACGGCCTGCGGTCGGGCGGCGAGGTGCTCGCGCGCCTCATCGACATCGCACACGGGCGTCGCGTGCGCTAA
- a CDS encoding SelT/SelW/SelH family protein, translated as MTHRVRVIYCTQCAWMLRAAWVAQELLTTFQAELMGGGATLEPGTGGIFEVYADDELVWSRAADGGFPDIVALKRRVRDRIAPGRQLGHADRAAARSGNGGDAAATS; from the coding sequence ATGACGCACCGCGTGCGCGTGATCTACTGCACGCAGTGCGCATGGATGCTCCGAGCGGCATGGGTTGCCCAGGAGCTGCTGACCACCTTCCAGGCCGAGCTCATGGGCGGCGGCGCCACCCTCGAGCCCGGCACCGGGGGGATCTTCGAGGTCTACGCCGACGACGAGCTGGTGTGGTCGCGCGCCGCCGACGGCGGCTTCCCCGACATCGTCGCGCTCAAGCGCCGGGTGCGGGACCGCATCGCCCCCGGGCGTCAGCTCGGTCACGCCGACCGCGCCGCCGCCCGCTCGGGGAACGGCGGCGACGCGGCGGCGACGAGCTAG
- a CDS encoding LysR family transcriptional regulator yields MQELDLLHTFVEVHRAGSITAAATRLGISQPSVSERIARLEGELGTPLFTRSARGVTPTPAGDALAMRVAAPVDSLRAVWTAPAPGPVETVRVGGASDVIALRVVPALAPLTSSGVRVEFGLGLAHELLARLADGDLDLVVSSVRTPLRGIRYRGLVDEEFVLVGAPSLARTIDRARLAADPASALQHLPLVAYDADLSIVRRYWRSQFGHRPANTVAITVPDLRAVLAAVVAAAGISALPRYLVEPAIGAGTVEVLHRADEAPINTLHLAIRAGDPPTPATTQVIDVLVERARDWDVF; encoded by the coding sequence ATGCAAGAGCTCGATCTGCTGCACACGTTCGTCGAGGTGCACCGCGCCGGCTCGATCACCGCAGCCGCGACGCGCCTGGGAATCAGTCAGCCGTCAGTCAGCGAGCGCATCGCCCGGCTCGAAGGTGAGCTGGGCACGCCGCTGTTCACGAGGTCGGCGCGTGGCGTGACCCCGACGCCCGCCGGCGACGCGCTCGCCATGCGCGTGGCAGCACCGGTCGACAGCCTGCGCGCGGTGTGGACGGCGCCGGCGCCCGGTCCGGTCGAGACGGTGCGGGTGGGAGGAGCGAGCGACGTCATCGCGCTCCGGGTGGTCCCTGCGCTGGCGCCGCTCACCAGCTCGGGCGTGCGCGTCGAGTTCGGCCTCGGTCTCGCGCACGAGCTGCTCGCCCGGCTCGCGGACGGCGACCTCGACCTCGTCGTGTCGTCGGTGCGGACGCCGCTGCGCGGCATCCGCTATCGCGGCCTCGTCGACGAGGAGTTCGTGCTGGTGGGGGCGCCGTCGCTCGCGCGGACCATCGACCGCGCGCGTCTCGCCGCCGACCCCGCGAGCGCCCTGCAGCACCTGCCGCTCGTCGCGTACGACGCCGACCTCTCGATCGTGCGGCGCTACTGGCGCAGCCAGTTCGGGCACCGGCCGGCCAACACGGTGGCGATCACGGTGCCCGATCTGCGGGCCGTGCTCGCGGCGGTGGTGGCTGCGGCCGGTATCTCGGCGCTGCCGCGCTACCTCGTCGAACCGGCGATCGGCGCAGGCACCGTGGAGGTGCTGCACCGCGCGGACGAGGCGCCCATCAACACGCTGCACCTGGCGATCCGGGCAGGCGACCCACCGACGCCCGCGACCACGCAGGTGATCGATGTGCTCGTCGAACGCGCGCGCGACTGGGATGTCTTCTGA
- a CDS encoding metalloregulator ArsR/SmtB family transcription factor, which translates to MSADKQGCGYAVDSSFVELAVEVFAMLADATRVRIVLALQDAGELSVNHLADIVDKSPAAVSQHLAKLRLARIVSTRQEGQRVFYRLENEHASRLVADAIHQAEHSLGGTPRHHHADKVAE; encoded by the coding sequence ATGAGTGCAGATAAGCAGGGATGCGGATACGCGGTCGACAGCAGCTTCGTCGAACTCGCGGTGGAGGTGTTCGCGATGCTGGCAGACGCCACGCGCGTGCGCATCGTCCTTGCCTTGCAGGACGCCGGCGAACTGTCCGTGAACCACCTCGCCGACATCGTCGACAAGTCGCCGGCCGCGGTCTCGCAGCATCTCGCGAAGCTCCGGCTCGCGCGCATCGTCTCGACGCGGCAGGAGGGGCAGCGGGTGTTCTACCGGCTCGAGAACGAGCACGCCTCGCGCCTCGTCGCCGACGCGATCCACCAGGCCGAGCACTCGCTCGGCGGCACGCCCCGCCATCACCACGCCGACAAGGTCGCCGAATGA
- a CDS encoding type 1 glutamine amidotransferase domain-containing protein, protein MAHVLMAVTGADAIVLTDGTAHPTGFWAEELVELHRGLVAAGHDVDIATPGGVRPTVDPGSLSGDSAPLTDYLASIDGLLAHPRDLADVADGEYDAIALPGGHGPMVDLAFDADLGRLLVDAVDRDAVVGVLCHGPAGLLSAVRADGSFAFARRRLAVFTDEEERQGGLGDGSPYLVESRLRDLGAVVEPGEPWSVTVVSDGSFVSGQNPQSSVATAERLVEVLAGR, encoded by the coding sequence ATGGCACACGTACTCATGGCGGTCACCGGCGCGGACGCCATCGTCCTCACGGACGGCACGGCGCACCCGACCGGGTTCTGGGCGGAGGAGCTCGTCGAGCTGCACCGGGGACTCGTCGCCGCCGGACACGACGTCGACATCGCGACTCCGGGCGGCGTTCGGCCGACGGTCGATCCCGGCAGCCTCTCCGGCGACAGCGCACCGCTGACCGACTACCTCGCCTCGATCGACGGACTGCTGGCGCACCCGCGCGATCTCGCCGACGTGGCGGACGGGGAGTACGACGCGATCGCCCTGCCGGGCGGCCACGGGCCGATGGTGGACCTCGCTTTCGATGCCGACCTCGGTCGGCTGCTCGTGGACGCGGTCGATCGGGACGCGGTCGTGGGCGTGCTGTGCCACGGCCCCGCCGGGCTGCTCAGCGCCGTGCGGGCGGACGGGTCGTTCGCCTTCGCCCGGCGCCGGCTCGCGGTCTTCACCGACGAGGAGGAGCGTCAGGGCGGACTCGGCGACGGCTCGCCCTACCTCGTGGAGTCGCGCCTGCGCGACCTCGGCGCCGTCGTCGAGCCGGGCGAGCCGTGGTCTGTCACGGTCGTCAGCGACGGCTCGTTCGTGAGCGGCCAGAACCCGCAGTCGAGCGTCGCGACCGCAGAACGTCTCGTCGAGGTGCTCGCCGGGCGCTGA
- a CDS encoding esterase-like activity of phytase family protein, which translates to MSRIPTRRVLPRLLAAAAATVTAVALLPATAASAQPATAAAAAASQSPYVQTHVPTLVARATLSADHLESGPASGALASPGNGRTGPWDGQVIPGFSAAIDNGDGTFWAQPDNGFGTKGNSADFLLRNYLVRPAWQTAEGGAGEIQIERFISYNDRNGVLDFPIVNEGTAERLLTGGDFDIESVVKAKDGTFWVGEEFGPFLLHFAADGTLLDKPYALEGAKSPANPYLQPGETPRVRSSRGFEALAASVNGRYLYPVVEGSYADDTDLRRREILEFDTRAGQYTGRTWSYQTDQEPNVIGDAFTVRNDVLILIERDDFEGEQSVTKRVYEVDLRRTDAEGYLEKTLVLDALRIANPHAIGAGDGYGTGEIYSLPVQSFETVVQLKDGSLLIGNDNNYPGNDARIPGTPDDTEFAIIDLDKTKLEPSTVSLIGHRGASGSRPEHTLAAYETAIVQCADYIEPDVVSTKDGVLVARHENEISGTTDVATRPEFAARKATKLIDGTSITGWFTEDFTFAELRTLRAKERLPQTRPANTAFDGLYVIPTLDEVIDLARHSVSCDGRTVGVYPETKHPSYFDSIGLSLEEPLVAALQANGVDRADAPVIVQSFETANLRDLAGLTDVTLAQLVSNSGRPYDFTLAGDTRTYKDLVTPAGLAEIATYADGVGLEKSVMIPRTADGRLGTPTPVIADAHAAGLSVHGWTFRAENQFLPVDFRSSADPNAYGDLAGELQAFIGAGMDGVFSDHPGIAAVTIDTVTLAG; encoded by the coding sequence ATGAGTCGAATCCCCACACGACGCGTCCTGCCGCGCCTTCTAGCCGCGGCAGCAGCGACGGTCACCGCCGTCGCGCTCCTTCCCGCCACCGCAGCCTCGGCGCAGCCCGCCACCGCTGCCGCGGCTGCGGCCTCGCAGTCGCCGTACGTGCAGACGCACGTGCCGACGCTCGTCGCCCGGGCGACATTGTCGGCCGACCACCTCGAGTCAGGCCCGGCCTCGGGCGCGCTCGCGAGCCCGGGCAACGGCCGCACCGGACCCTGGGACGGCCAGGTGATCCCCGGATTCTCGGCCGCGATCGACAACGGCGACGGCACGTTCTGGGCACAGCCCGACAACGGCTTCGGCACCAAGGGCAACTCCGCCGACTTCCTGCTGCGCAACTATCTCGTGCGTCCGGCCTGGCAGACAGCCGAAGGCGGCGCGGGCGAGATCCAGATCGAGCGGTTCATCTCGTACAACGACCGCAACGGCGTCCTCGACTTCCCGATCGTGAACGAGGGCACCGCCGAGCGCCTCCTTACCGGCGGCGACTTCGACATCGAGTCGGTCGTCAAGGCCAAGGACGGCACGTTCTGGGTCGGCGAGGAGTTCGGGCCGTTCCTGCTGCACTTCGCCGCCGACGGCACCCTGCTCGACAAGCCGTACGCCCTCGAGGGCGCCAAGTCGCCGGCGAACCCCTACCTGCAGCCGGGCGAGACCCCGCGCGTGCGCTCGAGCCGCGGGTTCGAGGCACTGGCCGCCTCCGTCAACGGACGCTACCTCTACCCCGTCGTCGAGGGCTCGTACGCCGACGACACGGACCTGCGCCGCCGCGAGATCCTCGAGTTCGACACGCGCGCCGGGCAGTACACCGGTCGCACCTGGAGCTACCAGACCGACCAGGAGCCGAACGTCATCGGCGACGCGTTCACCGTGCGCAATGACGTGCTCATCCTCATCGAGCGCGACGACTTCGAGGGCGAGCAGTCCGTCACCAAGCGCGTCTACGAGGTGGACCTCCGCCGCACCGACGCCGAGGGCTACCTCGAGAAGACGCTCGTGCTCGACGCGCTGCGCATCGCCAACCCCCACGCCATCGGTGCCGGTGACGGCTACGGCACGGGCGAGATCTACTCGCTCCCGGTGCAGTCGTTCGAGACCGTCGTGCAGCTGAAGGACGGCAGCCTCCTCATCGGCAACGACAACAACTACCCGGGCAACGACGCGCGTATCCCCGGCACGCCCGACGACACCGAGTTCGCGATCATCGACCTCGACAAGACCAAGCTCGAGCCGTCGACGGTCAGCCTCATCGGCCACCGCGGCGCGAGCGGGTCACGCCCCGAGCACACGCTCGCCGCGTACGAGACGGCCATCGTGCAGTGCGCCGACTACATCGAGCCCGACGTCGTGTCGACCAAGGACGGCGTGCTCGTCGCGCGCCACGAGAACGAGATCAGCGGGACGACGGATGTCGCGACCCGCCCCGAGTTCGCCGCACGCAAGGCGACGAAGCTCATCGACGGAACGTCGATCACCGGCTGGTTCACCGAGGACTTCACCTTCGCCGAGCTGCGCACGCTCCGCGCCAAGGAGCGCCTGCCGCAGACGCGTCCGGCCAACACGGCGTTCGACGGGCTGTACGTCATCCCGACGCTCGACGAGGTCATCGACCTCGCCCGCCACTCGGTCAGCTGCGACGGCCGCACGGTCGGCGTGTACCCCGAGACGAAGCATCCGTCGTACTTCGACTCGATCGGGCTCTCGCTCGAGGAGCCGCTGGTCGCGGCCCTGCAGGCGAACGGCGTGGACCGCGCGGACGCGCCCGTGATCGTGCAGAGCTTCGAGACCGCCAACCTGCGCGACCTCGCCGGCCTGACCGACGTCACCCTGGCGCAGCTGGTGAGCAACTCCGGTCGTCCGTACGACTTCACCCTCGCTGGCGACACCCGCACCTACAAGGACCTGGTGACCCCGGCCGGGCTCGCCGAGATCGCCACCTACGCCGACGGCGTGGGCCTCGAGAAGTCCGTGATGATCCCGCGCACGGCCGACGGCCGCCTCGGCACGCCCACCCCGGTCATCGCGGACGCGCACGCGGCGGGACTCTCGGTGCACGGCTGGACGTTCCGCGCCGAGAACCAGTTCCTGCCCGTCGACTTCCGCTCGAGCGCCGACCCGAACGCCTACGGCGACCTCGCCGGCGAGCTCCAGGCGTTCATCGGCGCCGGCATGGACGGCGTCTTCAGCGACCACCCCGGCATCGCCGCGGTGACCATCGACACGGTCACCCTCGCGGGCTGA
- a CDS encoding ATP-dependent endonuclease: protein MTVVLVEGESDRIAVQTLATRMGMRMPEIRVVGGSKGARRVAAELTGTRLIGLVDQGERADFERVLDTVFVCDPDLEAEFVRALGVEGVEAVIAEQGELASFRSLQRQPFQRGRPAEAQLARFFGGRSGNKARYAGLLAAAVPLDRIPPPLAALLAAV from the coding sequence ATGACCGTCGTGCTGGTGGAGGGCGAGAGCGATCGCATCGCCGTGCAGACGCTGGCGACACGGATGGGGATGCGGATGCCGGAGATCCGCGTGGTGGGCGGCTCGAAGGGTGCGCGCCGCGTGGCCGCCGAGCTCACCGGCACCCGGCTGATCGGGCTCGTCGACCAGGGTGAGCGAGCGGACTTCGAGCGCGTGCTCGACACGGTGTTCGTGTGCGATCCCGACCTCGAGGCCGAGTTCGTCCGGGCGCTCGGCGTCGAGGGGGTCGAGGCGGTCATCGCGGAACAGGGCGAGCTCGCCTCGTTCCGCAGCCTGCAGCGCCAGCCGTTCCAGCGCGGCCGCCCCGCCGAGGCGCAGCTCGCACGCTTCTTCGGCGGCCGCAGCGGCAACAAGGCCCGCTACGCCGGGCTGCTCGCGGCAGCGGTGCCGCTGGACCGCATACCGCCGCCGCTCGCGGCCCTCCTCGCCGCCGTGTGA
- a CDS encoding CsbD family protein has translation MGLDDDIKHNAEDMKGKAKEAVGDATDNERLQAEGVGDQASAKMKKAGQDVKDAFTDDR, from the coding sequence ATGGGTCTGGACGATGACATCAAGCACAACGCTGAAGACATGAAGGGCAAGGCGAAGGAGGCGGTCGGTGACGCGACCGACAACGAGCGCCTGCAGGCTGAGGGCGTAGGCGACCAGGCCAGCGCCAAGATGAAGAAAGCCGGCCAGGACGTGAAGGACGCGTTCACCGACGATCGGTGA
- a CDS encoding alpha/beta fold hydrolase — protein sequence MDAVAPLVRTEMPPPSYVMSAEGYQLATYAWGEPEAETVLCVHGFASSCRDNWVDTGWVRMLTAAGYRVIGVDQRGHGASDKPDDALAYSMAAFVADLVVVLDTYLVEAVRYVGYSLGARVGWQLAVDAPEHISRAVLGGIPDGRPLGRLRIDQARAYAEEGIPVTDAVTQNYVRLAERVPENDLRALIALAEGMRFGDADPDPERPPRQPVLFATGSEDAILERSRTLAGTAPHGTFLEIPGRHHFNTPGSRAFREAALEFLSPDLSPAGGVA from the coding sequence ATGGATGCCGTCGCCCCCCTCGTGCGCACCGAGATGCCGCCGCCCAGTTACGTGATGTCGGCAGAGGGGTACCAGCTCGCGACGTACGCGTGGGGCGAGCCGGAAGCCGAGACCGTCCTGTGCGTGCACGGATTCGCCTCGAGCTGCCGCGACAACTGGGTCGACACCGGCTGGGTGCGGATGCTGACAGCAGCCGGATACCGCGTCATCGGCGTCGATCAGCGCGGTCACGGGGCCAGCGACAAGCCCGACGACGCGCTCGCGTACTCCATGGCGGCCTTCGTCGCCGACCTCGTCGTGGTGCTCGACACCTACCTGGTCGAGGCCGTGCGGTACGTCGGATACTCGCTCGGAGCACGCGTGGGCTGGCAGCTCGCCGTCGACGCGCCCGAGCACATCAGCCGTGCCGTGCTGGGCGGCATCCCTGACGGCCGCCCCCTCGGCCGCCTGCGGATCGATCAGGCCCGGGCGTATGCCGAAGAGGGCATACCGGTCACCGACGCCGTGACGCAGAACTACGTGCGGCTGGCCGAGCGCGTGCCGGAGAACGACCTGCGTGCCCTGATCGCGCTCGCCGAGGGCATGCGCTTCGGCGACGCCGACCCCGATCCCGAGCGTCCGCCCCGGCAGCCCGTGCTGTTCGCCACCGGGTCGGAGGACGCGATCCTCGAACGCTCGCGCACTCTCGCCGGTACGGCACCGCACGGCACTTTCCTCGAGATTCCCGGCCGCCACCACTTCAACACGCCGGGCTCGCGTGCGTTCCGCGAGGCGGCGCTGGAGTTCCTCTCGCCGGACCTCTCCCCCGCCGGGGGCGTCGCATGA
- a CDS encoding cation diffusion facilitator family transporter, whose translation MSAQAAGHPDHGHGHAHGDHGHDHGHGDHGHSHPTGLRGILHELFVPHSHDAAEAIDDAMEASSAGVRALKISLVILLATTVLQAIVVAFSGSVALLADTVHNLSDALTAVPLWIAFVLGRRAASRRYTYGLGRAEDLAGLFIVFVVALSAIVAAWQAIDRMLHPQPLHNLGWVIAAGVIGFAGNEIVAVYRIRVGKRIGSAALVADGVHARTDGFTSLAVVLGGIGVLLGFPLADPIVGLIIAAAIFVLLIGTVRSVGRRLLDGVEPELVDRTEHALEHVAGVARIDRVRLRWVGHRLQGDALIAVTADADAEAIALDAERSVRAHLRNVDDFVVTAHTAAPSTGGPLRDTAPSP comes from the coding sequence ATGAGCGCGCAGGCCGCGGGGCATCCCGACCACGGCCACGGCCATGCCCACGGCGACCACGGCCACGACCACGGCCACGGCGACCATGGACACTCCCATCCCACGGGGCTGCGCGGCATCCTGCACGAGCTGTTCGTTCCGCATTCGCACGATGCGGCCGAGGCGATCGACGACGCGATGGAGGCCAGCTCGGCCGGTGTCCGCGCGCTGAAGATCAGCCTCGTGATCCTGCTCGCCACCACCGTGCTGCAGGCGATCGTCGTCGCGTTCAGCGGGTCGGTCGCGCTCCTCGCCGACACGGTCCACAACCTCTCCGACGCCCTCACGGCCGTGCCGCTGTGGATCGCGTTCGTGCTCGGCCGGCGCGCGGCATCCCGTCGCTACACCTACGGGCTCGGACGCGCCGAAGACCTGGCGGGGCTGTTCATCGTGTTCGTCGTCGCGCTCTCGGCGATCGTGGCAGCCTGGCAGGCGATCGATCGGATGCTGCACCCGCAGCCGCTCCACAACCTCGGGTGGGTGATCGCCGCGGGTGTCATCGGGTTCGCCGGCAACGAGATCGTCGCCGTGTATCGCATCCGCGTGGGCAAGCGCATCGGGTCGGCCGCGCTCGTGGCGGACGGTGTGCACGCCCGCACCGACGGCTTCACGTCGCTCGCGGTGGTGCTGGGAGGCATCGGGGTGCTCCTCGGCTTCCCCCTCGCCGACCCGATCGTGGGCCTGATCATCGCCGCGGCGATCTTCGTGCTGCTCATCGGCACCGTGCGCAGCGTCGGGCGTCGCCTTCTCGACGGCGTCGAGCCCGAGCTCGTGGACCGCACCGAGCACGCGCTGGAACACGTCGCCGGCGTGGCGCGGATCGACCGCGTCCGCCTCCGCTGGGTCGGACACCGCCTCCAGGGCGACGCGCTCATCGCCGTCACCGCGGACGCCGACGCCGAGGCGATCGCCCTCGACGCCGAGCGGAGCGTGCGCGCGCACCTCCGCAACGTCGACGACTTCGTCGTCACCGCACACACCGCGGCGCCGTCCACCGGAGGTCCGCTGCGCGACACGGCGCCCTCGCCCTAG
- a CDS encoding aldo/keto reductase has translation MKTIELTGVERPAPNVVLGLMRIQDLDDDAVRTLVGTARDAGIDFFDHADVYGRGLHGCERRFAEAMQLTASERAQITIQTKAGIVGEGPYFDFSYEHIVTAVEGSLRALETDYIDILLLHRPDALVEPDEVARAFDELEAAGKVRAFGVSNHTPGQIDLLRKSVRQPIVANQIQLSITHAPAIAQGVAANMQGEGQSLTLDGGGIVDYCRLHDIAIQAWSPFQAGFFNGVFLGSPDYPELNAVIDRLAAAYDVPAIAIAVAWITRHPALMQVVLGTTTPERVRAAADGSDLRLTRAEWYELFRAAGYRVP, from the coding sequence ATGAAGACCATCGAACTCACCGGCGTCGAGCGCCCGGCACCGAACGTGGTGCTCGGCCTGATGCGCATCCAGGACCTCGACGACGACGCCGTGCGCACCCTCGTCGGCACCGCCCGCGATGCCGGCATCGACTTCTTCGACCACGCCGATGTATACGGCCGCGGCCTGCACGGCTGCGAGCGCCGCTTCGCCGAGGCGATGCAGCTCACGGCGTCGGAGCGCGCCCAGATCACGATCCAGACGAAGGCCGGCATCGTGGGCGAGGGGCCGTACTTCGACTTCTCGTACGAGCACATCGTCACGGCCGTCGAGGGGTCGCTGCGTGCGCTCGAGACCGACTACATCGACATCCTGCTGCTGCACCGGCCCGATGCCCTCGTCGAGCCCGACGAGGTGGCGCGGGCGTTCGACGAGCTCGAGGCGGCCGGCAAGGTGCGGGCGTTCGGCGTCTCGAACCACACCCCGGGCCAGATCGATCTGCTCAGGAAGTCGGTGCGTCAGCCGATCGTGGCGAACCAGATCCAGCTCTCGATCACGCACGCCCCGGCGATCGCGCAGGGCGTCGCCGCCAACATGCAGGGCGAGGGTCAATCCCTCACGCTCGACGGCGGCGGGATCGTGGACTACTGCCGCCTGCACGACATCGCCATCCAGGCCTGGTCACCGTTCCAGGCCGGCTTCTTCAACGGCGTCTTCCTCGGCTCGCCCGACTACCCCGAGCTCAACGCCGTGATCGATCGCCTCGCGGCGGCGTACGACGTGCCCGCCATCGCGATCGCCGTCGCCTGGATCACCCGCCACCCGGCGCTGATGCAGGTGGTGCTCGGCACGACGACCCCCGAGCGCGTCCGTGCGGCCGCGGACGGCTCCGACCTGCGTCTCACGCGCGCCGAGTGGTACGAGCTGTTCCGCGCGGCGGGTTACCGCGTGCCCTGA